From the genome of Terriglobales bacterium, one region includes:
- a CDS encoding inorganic diphosphatase, whose protein sequence is MDSQTTRLKPFDSGNKGLLRVVIETPKGSRNKFAFNPKMEVFELKKVLPAGMEFPYDFGFVPSTEADDGDPIDVLVLMDEPAFPGCVLMCRPIGVIEGEEGDKKNKERNDRIVAVQKDAHSWADIRTVEDLGKKFTEELEEFFVNYHKLSGKQYRVLGLKGPDRVRKLVKSGRQ, encoded by the coding sequence ATGGACTCGCAGACCACCCGCCTCAAACCCTTTGATTCGGGCAATAAGGGCTTGCTCCGGGTGGTGATCGAAACGCCGAAGGGAAGCCGCAACAAGTTCGCGTTCAATCCCAAGATGGAGGTCTTCGAACTCAAGAAGGTTTTGCCCGCGGGAATGGAATTTCCTTACGATTTCGGATTTGTGCCATCCACGGAAGCCGATGATGGCGATCCGATAGATGTTCTGGTGCTGATGGATGAGCCTGCGTTTCCCGGATGTGTACTTATGTGCCGGCCCATTGGGGTGATCGAAGGCGAAGAAGGGGATAAGAAGAACAAAGAACGTAATGATCGCATTGTGGCCGTACAAAAGGATGCCCACAGTTGGGCGGACATAAGAACGGTCGAGGATTTAGGCAAGAAATTTACGGAGGAACTGGAAGAATTCTTTGTGAATTATCACAAGCTCTCAGGTAAGCAATATCGAGTGCTCGGCCTGAAAGGTCCGGATCGGGTGCGCAAGTTGGTGAAATCCGGAAGGCAATAA
- a CDS encoding ATP-binding protein has product MVKIASDVTSCLLCGDTGWKPLGNGRERRVTRCDCRLQARSGSLLESARIPKRYESCELSNFITEFPDLPAGDQHDTSLVKARFLAGRFVEEYTPGCRGLIFLGGNGTGKTHLAVGIVHELMRSKGVPCLFVDFRELLREIRHSYDPSTQTTEFDVLSPVFEIPVLLLDDLGAFTTTAWERDTISYIFNKRYSDERTTIVTTYLSDKPSPIGETSDSPTPFSRSGRTLDEARAALRERTLGERIGDQMRARLHEMCRRIEIQAGDYRERPRGR; this is encoded by the coding sequence GTGGTCAAAATTGCTTCCGATGTGACGAGCTGTCTGCTATGCGGGGATACTGGCTGGAAGCCGCTGGGCAACGGCCGCGAACGGCGCGTCACCCGCTGTGATTGCCGTCTGCAGGCTCGCAGCGGCAGTCTGCTGGAAAGCGCACGCATACCCAAGCGCTATGAAAGTTGCGAGCTATCCAATTTCATCACCGAGTTTCCCGATCTTCCTGCTGGCGACCAGCATGACACCTCGCTGGTCAAGGCGCGCTTTCTCGCCGGCCGGTTCGTGGAGGAGTACACTCCCGGCTGCCGGGGACTGATTTTCCTGGGCGGCAACGGGACCGGCAAGACCCATCTCGCTGTGGGCATTGTTCATGAACTCATGCGTAGCAAAGGGGTGCCCTGCCTCTTCGTGGATTTCCGCGAACTGCTGCGCGAGATTCGCCATTCCTACGACCCTTCCACTCAAACCACGGAGTTCGATGTCCTGAGCCCGGTGTTTGAAATTCCGGTTCTGCTCCTGGACGACCTGGGGGCATTCACCACGACAGCGTGGGAACGCGATACTATCTCCTACATTTTCAACAAGCGCTATAGCGATGAGCGCACGACTATCGTGACTACCTATCTTTCGGACAAGCCAAGCCCCATCGGCGAAACCTCCGATTCGCCAACCCCCTTTTCCAGGAGCGGCCGTACGCTTGATGAAGCGCGGGCCGCGCTCCGCGAACGGACTCTGGGTGAACGCATCGGCGACCAGATGCGAGCCCGCTTGCATGAAATGTGCCGGAGGATCGAAATCCAGGCGGGAGACTATCGGGAAAGACCGCGGGGGCGCTGA
- a CDS encoding SurA N-terminal domain-containing protein: protein MNFTKLRPSPAVFAPAIMALILCWTIGCNRTQASGDVMAKVNGRKILGSEVEKYFRNQTAGSPQPPAGEQAKSLRLSILKELIDNEILMQRAEKLGLLATDEEVESKLNEIKAPYTPEDFNKRLLERKITLDDFKRDLRRSITVEKVLNKELTSKINVTDADVQAYYNAHRSEFNLIEPQYHLAQIFVSPQPNPQVRNLKNDKAQNDPDARKKIQEILNRLDSGEDFATVAMNYSEDPDSAGNGGDLGFTPQSGLQRTDAGTRDIVAKLKPGQYSGIIAVINPQTKQLFGYRIVKLIAKEPAGQRELSDPRVQQAVRDQLRERREQLLKAAYYDVIRDQAKVENYFAEQILKETGSK, encoded by the coding sequence TTGAACTTCACCAAACTCCGGCCTTCTCCGGCCGTTTTCGCGCCTGCAATCATGGCGCTCATCCTCTGCTGGACGATAGGGTGCAACCGCACCCAGGCCAGTGGAGACGTCATGGCGAAGGTCAATGGCCGCAAGATTCTGGGCTCGGAAGTTGAAAAATACTTTCGCAATCAGACGGCCGGTTCTCCCCAGCCGCCCGCCGGCGAACAGGCGAAAAGCCTGCGCCTCAGCATCCTCAAGGAACTTATCGATAACGAGATTCTCATGCAACGGGCGGAGAAACTGGGTCTCCTGGCCACCGATGAAGAAGTAGAAAGCAAACTGAACGAGATTAAGGCTCCCTATACCCCGGAAGACTTCAACAAACGCCTGCTGGAGCGAAAAATCACCCTGGATGATTTCAAACGCGATCTTCGCCGCAGCATCACTGTGGAGAAGGTCCTGAACAAGGAACTTACTTCCAAGATCAACGTGACTGATGCTGACGTACAAGCCTATTACAACGCCCACCGGTCTGAGTTCAACCTGATCGAGCCGCAGTACCACCTGGCGCAAATTTTTGTCAGTCCCCAACCTAATCCGCAGGTTCGCAACCTGAAAAACGACAAAGCGCAGAACGATCCAGACGCGCGAAAGAAGATTCAGGAGATTCTGAACCGGCTGGACAGCGGCGAGGATTTTGCCACCGTCGCCATGAATTACTCTGAGGATCCGGATTCGGCGGGTAACGGTGGGGACCTGGGTTTCACTCCGCAATCGGGGTTGCAGCGCACCGATGCTGGAACGCGCGACATTGTAGCCAAGCTCAAGCCAGGGCAGTACAGCGGCATCATCGCAGTGATCAATCCGCAAACCAAGCAACTGTTCGGCTACCGCATCGTCAAGCTAATTGCAAAAGAACCCGCGGGGCAACGTGAACTGTCCGATCCCAGGGTTCAGCAAGCGGTGCGCGATCAACTGCGCGAACGACGCGAACAGTTGCTCAAGGCGGCTTACTACGACGTCATCCGAGACCAGGCTAAAGTGGAGAATTACTTCGCTGAGCAGATTTTGAAGGAGACGGGAAGCAAGTAG
- a CDS encoding thioredoxin domain-containing protein, whose translation MHNSILQLTKRFFALLLFLCLGCAAQSTPADVNRRIERQVRAYYNVPMDIKLSVGPRKPSEFPNYDIVVVTFDAGQHKQDREFLLSKDGRTLIRMTTFDLSKDPYAKNMEKIDVSGRPVRGNKAASVTIVNYDDFQCPYCARMHETLTNDILKTYGDRVKIVYKDFPLSEIHQWAEHAANDANCLAAQSNDAYWGFADFVHANQKTITEPRSLEVQRQLLDRITLEQGKKFNLQSAPLEACIKEQSGKALRASVLEASSLGVDATPTLFVNGFKVDGILPSAELHAIIDQALHDAGQNVGLVGGADLNSKSAAAAH comes from the coding sequence ATGCACAATTCCATACTGCAACTGACCAAGCGCTTTTTTGCGCTTCTATTGTTTCTCTGTCTCGGCTGTGCGGCCCAGTCTACGCCTGCCGATGTGAATCGCCGTATTGAGCGTCAAGTGCGTGCCTACTACAACGTTCCCATGGACATCAAGCTGAGTGTAGGTCCACGCAAGCCAAGCGAGTTTCCCAATTACGATATCGTCGTGGTCACCTTCGACGCGGGGCAACACAAGCAGGACCGTGAATTCCTGCTTTCCAAGGATGGCCGGACACTGATACGGATGACGACATTCGATTTGAGCAAAGATCCGTACGCCAAGAATATGGAGAAGATTGACGTGTCGGGACGGCCGGTTCGCGGCAACAAGGCTGCGTCGGTCACCATCGTCAACTACGACGATTTTCAGTGCCCCTATTGCGCCCGCATGCACGAAACCCTGACCAATGACATCCTGAAGACCTATGGCGATCGCGTGAAGATTGTCTATAAGGATTTTCCGCTATCGGAAATCCACCAGTGGGCTGAGCATGCTGCCAATGACGCGAACTGTCTGGCGGCGCAGAGCAACGATGCCTATTGGGGCTTTGCCGACTTCGTGCACGCCAATCAAAAGACAATCACGGAACCTCGATCCCTTGAAGTGCAGCGTCAGCTTCTGGATCGAATTACGCTGGAACAGGGGAAGAAATTCAATCTGCAGTCTGCGCCTCTGGAGGCCTGCATCAAGGAACAATCGGGCAAGGCGCTGCGCGCTTCGGTATTGGAAGCTTCGTCGCTTGGCGTTGACGCTACCCCCACGCTATTTGTGAACGGCTTTAAGGTGGACGGCATACTGCCGTCGGCCGAGTTGCACGCCATTATTGATCAGGCGCTTCACGATGCCGGCCAGAACGTGGGGCTGGTTGGCGGAGCCGATCTGAATTCCAAATCCGCGGCGGCCGCGCACTGA
- the larE gene encoding ATP-dependent sacrificial sulfur transferase LarE: protein MDLHAKQARLRSGLDRLGRVLIAYSGGVDSAYLAWEAHLALGSNMLAVIADSPSLARSQLQDAVDFAHEQQIPLQVISTSEMEREEYVRNDSERCFYCKDELFTLMERFRVDRGFDVIGYGVNVDDQGDFRPGQAAARQHGVAAPLLEAGLSKQEIRDLAREAGLRIWDKPASACLSSRIEYGRPVTREALSSVEQGEEALRVLGFRQFRVRHHGQIVRIEISPEEMARALTPEMNREFVRIFKALGFAYVTLDLEGFRSGSMNAVLPISKLNQRS from the coding sequence GTGGACTTGCACGCTAAACAGGCACGGTTGCGCTCAGGCCTGGACCGTCTGGGAAGAGTTCTGATCGCGTATTCCGGCGGCGTCGACTCCGCTTACCTCGCCTGGGAGGCTCATCTTGCCCTGGGCAGCAATATGCTCGCGGTGATTGCCGACTCTCCCTCTCTCGCCCGTTCCCAGCTACAAGACGCGGTTGATTTCGCCCACGAGCAGCAGATCCCTCTGCAGGTCATTTCGACGTCCGAGATGGAGCGCGAGGAGTACGTCCGCAATGATTCCGAACGATGTTTCTATTGCAAGGATGAATTGTTCACGCTGATGGAACGCTTCCGTGTGGACCGCGGTTTCGACGTCATTGGCTACGGCGTAAACGTTGATGACCAGGGTGACTTCCGGCCGGGCCAGGCAGCTGCGCGGCAGCACGGCGTCGCCGCGCCGCTGCTAGAAGCCGGGCTCAGTAAGCAGGAAATTCGGGATCTGGCCCGTGAGGCTGGCCTGCGAATCTGGGACAAGCCGGCATCCGCCTGCCTTTCCTCCCGTATCGAATATGGCCGGCCGGTTACGCGCGAAGCGCTGTCCTCCGTGGAGCAGGGCGAAGAGGCTCTTCGGGTTCTGGGATTTCGGCAGTTCCGCGTGCGCCATCATGGCCAGATCGTGCGCATCGAAATTTCGCCGGAGGAGATGGCGCGCGCGCTGACTCCAGAAATGAACCGCGAGTTCGTCCGCATTTTCAAAGCACTGGGATTTGCCTACGTCACGCTGGACCTGGAAGGCTTCCGCTCAGGATCGATGAATGCCGTGCTGCCGATATCCAAGCTGAATCAGCGGTCCTGA
- the lptD gene encoding LPS assembly protein LptD: MTSRIRILITAIFLCHQLGSPRLVTSQLPRLAVPPQVEEVTIKADQQEKVGDVYRLMGSVEVDFRTFVIRADRVTYNSDTGEVTAEGHFVFDGGPHDEHIEATHGTYNVHTDSGTFYDVVGSTGARVRGANVLLTSSNPFTFAGQIVKKTGPDHFVVEHGYVTSCQVTSRKWTFNSEKVVVEVGQDAKLYHSNFRFFHVPLIYFPYARLPVEKIGRQSGFLIPVLGQSSRKGTIIGESVYWAINRSMDATIGAEYFSHRGWAQHGEFRVKPSETSYLNVHYFGVLDRGFGQAQAVPGTPSGCVSISASGSCNQGGEEVSVNGEAKLAHDIRAVADLNYLSSFVFRLAFAESFTQAVNSEVKSVAFLSKSYNGYFFNGMASRYQNYQSTDPGDLITIIHAPSVDLGSVEHRLGPTPVEWSYDFSAQGVSRREPDFVTDNLVGRIDVHPHVAVPLHWQGWDFRPELALRDTYYTQDRIPGPGIGTPGTGTVNRRALETAFEIRPPSVSRIFRRKIRDYSIKHIIEPRVTYRYVTGVDNFANIIRFDAQDILSNTNEIEYGVINRIYVKGGKQANCEVPAQRPSEAPQPPSLPGTSAEQQIRAAGRTTPCQVASAREIITWEIKQKYFFDPTFGGALVTGQRNVFTTTAEFAGIAFLTDPRNFSPIVSRLRVKTTSKTDVQWELDYDTKKGRINSSTAIVSYRIGDYYIAGSHSYFLTPGEVSVSTSAPAPTDFNQFRWLVGYGNPNKRGINAAVNIGFDVNTDFLQYSAVQASYNWDCCGLNFEYRRLALGQVRNENQYLFALTLTNIGTFGTLRRQQRLF; this comes from the coding sequence ATGACTTCCCGCATACGAATCCTTATCACGGCTATCTTCCTTTGTCATCAGCTTGGCTCGCCTCGGCTAGTTACCAGCCAGTTGCCACGACTGGCGGTCCCGCCCCAAGTGGAAGAAGTAACGATCAAAGCCGATCAGCAGGAAAAAGTGGGTGACGTTTACCGCCTCATGGGAAGCGTGGAAGTCGATTTTCGCACTTTCGTTATTCGTGCCGACAGAGTTACTTACAACTCCGACACCGGCGAGGTCACCGCTGAAGGGCATTTCGTCTTTGATGGCGGTCCGCACGACGAGCACATTGAGGCCACTCACGGCACATATAACGTGCACACCGACAGCGGCACATTCTATGACGTAGTGGGCAGCACCGGTGCACGGGTTCGCGGCGCCAATGTACTGCTCACCTCCTCCAACCCCTTCACATTTGCGGGACAGATTGTCAAAAAGACGGGTCCCGACCATTTCGTTGTGGAGCATGGTTATGTGACCTCATGCCAGGTCACCAGCCGGAAATGGACGTTCAATTCCGAAAAAGTGGTGGTCGAGGTTGGGCAGGACGCCAAGCTGTACCACAGCAATTTTCGTTTCTTCCATGTTCCCCTGATTTACTTTCCTTATGCCCGATTGCCGGTAGAGAAGATCGGACGCCAATCAGGATTTTTGATCCCCGTACTGGGCCAGTCTTCGCGTAAGGGCACCATCATTGGCGAATCCGTGTACTGGGCCATCAATCGCAGCATGGATGCCACCATTGGCGCGGAATATTTCTCCCATCGAGGTTGGGCGCAGCACGGTGAATTTCGCGTCAAGCCAAGTGAAACGTCGTATCTCAACGTTCACTACTTTGGCGTGCTCGATCGCGGGTTCGGTCAAGCCCAGGCGGTTCCAGGGACACCCAGTGGGTGCGTGAGCATCAGCGCGAGCGGCAGCTGCAATCAGGGGGGAGAGGAAGTTAGCGTCAACGGCGAAGCCAAGCTGGCACATGACATCCGTGCGGTGGCCGATCTGAATTATCTGAGCTCGTTTGTTTTCCGCCTGGCGTTTGCAGAATCATTTACTCAGGCTGTCAATTCTGAAGTCAAGTCCGTGGCGTTCCTCTCTAAGAGCTACAACGGCTACTTCTTCAATGGCATGGCGTCCCGGTATCAAAACTACCAGAGTACAGATCCAGGAGACCTGATCACCATCATTCACGCGCCGAGCGTGGACCTGGGCAGCGTAGAGCATCGGCTCGGCCCCACTCCGGTGGAATGGTCTTATGACTTCAGCGCCCAGGGTGTCTCACGGCGCGAGCCCGATTTTGTCACCGATAACCTTGTCGGCCGGATTGACGTGCATCCCCACGTCGCCGTCCCCTTGCACTGGCAAGGCTGGGATTTTCGGCCCGAACTTGCACTGCGGGACACCTACTACACGCAAGATCGAATTCCAGGTCCCGGGATCGGCACCCCCGGAACGGGAACAGTGAATCGCCGTGCCCTGGAGACTGCTTTTGAAATCCGGCCACCCTCTGTCTCACGCATTTTTCGGCGCAAGATCCGCGATTACAGCATCAAGCACATCATTGAGCCGCGTGTGACCTATCGCTATGTGACTGGGGTGGACAACTTCGCCAACATCATCCGTTTCGATGCCCAGGACATTCTCAGCAATACCAATGAAATCGAGTACGGGGTCATTAACCGCATTTACGTGAAGGGCGGCAAGCAGGCCAACTGCGAAGTTCCTGCGCAGCGCCCGAGTGAAGCTCCCCAGCCACCCTCCTTGCCCGGTACTTCCGCCGAGCAACAAATCCGCGCTGCCGGACGGACCACACCCTGCCAGGTGGCAAGCGCCCGCGAGATCATCACCTGGGAAATCAAGCAAAAATACTTTTTTGATCCCACGTTCGGAGGCGCGCTGGTCACCGGCCAGCGCAACGTCTTCACCACTACCGCCGAATTCGCCGGCATCGCTTTCCTCACCGATCCTCGCAACTTTTCGCCCATCGTCTCCCGCTTGCGCGTCAAGACCACATCCAAGACCGACGTGCAGTGGGAACTCGATTACGACACCAAGAAAGGGCGCATCAATTCCAGCACCGCTATCGTCAGCTACCGGATTGGAGACTATTACATCGCCGGAAGCCATTCCTACTTCCTCACACCCGGCGAGGTTTCGGTCTCAACCTCGGCGCCCGCGCCAACCGACTTCAACCAGTTCCGCTGGTTGGTGGGATATGGCAACCCCAACAAGAGAGGAATTAACGCCGCCGTTAATATTGGTTTCGATGTGAACACCGATTTCCTCCAGTATTCGGCAGTTCAAGCCAGCTATAACTGGGACTGCTGCGGACTAAATTTTGAATACCGACGCCTGGCGCTGGGGCAGGTGCGCAACGAAAATCAATACCTGTTCGCATTGACTTTGACCAATATCGGCACCTTCGGCACCTTGCGTCGTCAACAGCGCCTGTTCTGA
- a CDS encoding RDD family protein gives MDPEGFDPSEQQFASSLEPDESPPPESGSETQQLAGSSLATAAGRASSDPGAGVESTSDSLVIAPAEPSNHEPATDSVDDSELWKDAVASRIRSYKARRYRKLGQGSLHFNFESTTGNHVFLKPEFPFDVAPANFTEPEKRIEAGNAIVTSSPSNLASALAQAPEHELVTEEESEQERPEPRSRPARGPVPEQGKLIEFPRPSYMTHTVSELAEPVLTSPRILDVPESVPVDPPPLDGLCLETPAETNEQPLEVPLRVAPVSRRLSAALLDGLIVLLATAVFAVVALKVGPGQLLQDRRSTLAMAMSIPAMLWIIYQYVFLAYAGITPGMRLMRLHILHFEGEGVRRHLRQYRALMLLVSCCPAGLGFLWAFYDPDTLCWHDRITRTYVASRPH, from the coding sequence GTGGATCCGGAAGGGTTTGATCCCAGCGAGCAGCAGTTTGCCTCAAGCCTCGAGCCGGACGAATCTCCTCCGCCAGAGAGCGGGAGTGAGACTCAGCAGCTAGCCGGCTCGAGCCTGGCAACGGCTGCAGGACGTGCGAGCAGCGATCCTGGTGCAGGCGTCGAGAGCACTTCGGATTCGCTTGTGATCGCCCCTGCCGAGCCTTCCAATCACGAGCCTGCGACGGACTCTGTGGATGATAGCGAATTGTGGAAAGATGCCGTTGCTTCCCGCATCCGCAGCTACAAAGCCAGGCGATACCGGAAGCTCGGCCAGGGATCGCTGCACTTCAACTTCGAGTCTACGACCGGCAATCACGTTTTCCTTAAGCCCGAGTTTCCATTTGACGTCGCGCCTGCGAACTTTACCGAGCCGGAAAAACGGATCGAGGCAGGGAATGCCATTGTCACTTCCAGCCCTTCGAATCTGGCCTCAGCGCTTGCGCAAGCCCCTGAACACGAACTGGTAACTGAAGAAGAATCAGAACAAGAAAGGCCTGAGCCGCGGTCGCGACCGGCACGAGGCCCGGTTCCGGAACAAGGCAAACTGATCGAGTTTCCGCGACCCTCCTATATGACGCACACGGTCAGCGAGTTGGCTGAACCGGTGCTTACGTCGCCGCGGATTCTGGATGTACCGGAGAGTGTTCCGGTTGACCCGCCGCCGCTCGATGGTCTATGCCTGGAAACGCCAGCCGAAACCAATGAACAACCACTCGAGGTACCCCTGCGGGTGGCCCCGGTGTCGCGCAGGTTGTCAGCGGCCTTGCTGGACGGACTCATCGTGCTGCTTGCGACCGCAGTCTTCGCGGTCGTGGCGCTGAAAGTGGGGCCTGGACAACTGCTTCAGGACAGGCGATCCACCCTTGCAATGGCCATGTCTATCCCTGCAATGCTGTGGATCATCTATCAATACGTGTTTCTCGCCTACGCCGGCATCACTCCGGGCATGCGCCTTATGCGATTGCACATTCTGCACTTCGAAGGGGAGGGTGTCCGCAGACACTTGCGGCAATACCGCGCGCTGATGCTGCTAGTCTCGTGCTGTCCCGCTGGACTCGGCTTCCTATGGGCTTTTTACGATCCCGACACACTCTGCTGGCACGACCGCATTACGCGCACCTATGTAGCATCCCGGCCCCACTGA
- a CDS encoding APC family permease — MSTSIKDLKRPAVPVFIATTVMLSFISFWRVAAVVLADLASSAYYAGGDAEKVIGKSAPWFILAVMLFSYAVRAVYIESSSMFVRGGVYRVVKEAMGGSLAKFSVSALLFDYVLTGPISGVSAGQYLGGFIIDVSRYVHHPLSWNDDDINHFAAAFAVAVSLYFWWKNTQGIHESSDKAMKIMKITTVMVVMLIVWCVITILKSTSAHLPPLPNLANMHHSREAWGWLTGTRLSEITLIALLVGFGHSVLAMSGEETLAQVNREIESPKLKNLERAGLVIFLYSLLFTSLVSFFAVMIIPDQIRPDYFSNLIGGIAIYLAGPEVLRLVFHAFVVLVGILILSGALNTSIVGANGVLNRLSEDGVLTSWFQRPQKRYGTSYRIINLIVGLQVLTIIVSRGNVYLLAALYAFGVIWSFAFKALAVFVLRFTEPENRQWKVPGNLQIGGREVPLGLAVITVILFMTAIVNLFTKTEATIAGVTFSAIFFGILVASERYNARRHGHHENVEQFRVFGNPELDYTALRVRPGNVLVSVRDPRNLYYLRDVLQRTDTTKQDVVVMTARLSPREHSFSGNTMYEAKDVFDTYEQELFSRVVAVAEKEGKPVYLLVVPGTNVFDTIMMTAQRLDSTRVVCGLSSHLSSEEQGKLTGDAWERLPEPRPRVTLEVVEPDATHREYLLGPHAPRMREEDVQLMHKLWLNITSDPKYSGLHHYHVVALALQELEKELDGNRREELLRELQAQLNNRQEPPTPPS; from the coding sequence ATGTCCACCTCGATTAAGGATCTGAAGCGTCCAGCCGTACCGGTATTCATCGCCACCACGGTGATGCTGAGCTTCATCTCCTTCTGGCGGGTGGCGGCGGTGGTGCTTGCCGACCTGGCTTCGTCCGCTTATTACGCGGGCGGTGACGCCGAGAAGGTGATCGGCAAAAGCGCCCCTTGGTTCATCCTGGCGGTGATGCTGTTTAGCTACGCCGTGCGCGCGGTGTACATCGAGTCGAGCAGCATGTTCGTGCGCGGCGGAGTGTACCGGGTAGTCAAAGAGGCCATGGGCGGTAGCCTGGCCAAGTTTTCCGTATCCGCTTTGCTATTTGACTATGTCCTCACAGGCCCGATCAGCGGCGTCTCCGCTGGCCAATATCTCGGCGGCTTTATCATCGATGTCTCCAGATATGTGCATCACCCGCTTTCCTGGAACGACGATGACATCAACCATTTTGCAGCAGCGTTTGCCGTAGCTGTATCCCTCTACTTCTGGTGGAAGAACACCCAAGGCATCCACGAGTCGTCTGACAAAGCCATGAAGATCATGAAGATCACCACCGTCATGGTGGTGATGCTGATCGTATGGTGCGTGATTACCATCCTGAAGTCCACGAGCGCGCACCTGCCGCCGCTGCCGAATCTGGCAAACATGCATCACAGCCGAGAGGCGTGGGGATGGCTGACCGGGACACGGCTTAGTGAAATCACATTGATCGCTCTTCTGGTAGGGTTTGGGCACTCGGTGCTGGCGATGAGCGGCGAAGAGACGCTCGCGCAGGTCAATCGCGAGATCGAAAGCCCCAAGCTTAAGAACCTGGAGCGAGCCGGGCTGGTGATCTTTCTCTATAGCCTGCTGTTCACGTCGCTTGTGTCATTCTTCGCAGTCATGATCATTCCCGACCAGATTCGGCCCGATTACTTCAGCAACCTGATCGGTGGGATTGCGATCTATCTGGCGGGGCCGGAAGTTCTGCGGCTGGTCTTTCATGCCTTCGTAGTGTTGGTTGGAATCCTGATTCTTTCGGGCGCGCTGAATACGTCTATTGTTGGCGCCAATGGCGTGTTGAACCGCCTGAGCGAAGACGGAGTTCTGACCTCGTGGTTTCAGCGGCCGCAGAAGCGCTACGGCACTAGCTACCGCATCATCAACCTGATTGTGGGGCTCCAAGTCTTGACCATCATCGTCAGCCGGGGGAATGTCTACCTGCTGGCGGCGCTGTATGCCTTCGGTGTGATCTGGAGCTTCGCGTTCAAGGCCCTGGCCGTCTTCGTGCTGCGCTTTACCGAGCCTGAGAACCGGCAGTGGAAGGTGCCCGGGAATCTGCAGATCGGTGGCAGGGAGGTCCCGCTTGGGCTGGCGGTGATCACGGTGATTCTGTTTATGACTGCCATTGTGAATCTATTCACCAAGACAGAGGCCACGATTGCCGGCGTAACCTTCAGCGCCATTTTCTTCGGAATCCTGGTTGCTTCGGAGCGTTACAACGCGCGCCGGCACGGGCACCACGAAAACGTGGAGCAGTTCCGGGTTTTCGGAAATCCCGAGCTGGACTACACCGCATTGCGCGTCCGGCCGGGCAACGTGCTGGTTTCAGTGCGCGATCCGCGCAATCTTTACTACCTGCGCGATGTGCTGCAGCGTACAGACACCACCAAGCAGGATGTGGTGGTGATGACCGCCCGCCTTTCTCCTCGCGAGCACTCTTTCAGCGGCAACACCATGTACGAGGCCAAGGACGTCTTCGACACCTATGAGCAGGAGCTGTTTTCGCGCGTGGTGGCGGTAGCGGAAAAAGAAGGCAAGCCCGTCTACCTGCTGGTGGTGCCTGGCACGAATGTTTTTGACACCATCATGATGACGGCGCAGCGGCTGGATTCAACGCGTGTAGTCTGTGGGCTCTCCTCCCACCTGAGTTCCGAAGAACAGGGCAAGTTGACCGGAGACGCATGGGAGCGCTTGCCCGAGCCCCGGCCTCGCGTCACCCTGGAGGTGGTGGAACCAGACGCCACGCACAGGGAGTATCTGCTGGGACCGCATGCTCCGCGCATGCGCGAGGAGGATGTGCAGCTCATGCATAAGCTGTGGCTGAATATCACTTCCGATCCGAAGTATTCCGGCCTGCATCATTACCACGTGGTAGCTCTGGCCCTGCAGGAACTCGAGAAGGAGTTAGACGGCAACAGACGAGAAGAGCTATTGCGAGAATTGCAAGCGCAACTCAACAATAGGCAAGAGCCTCCCACGCCCCCAAGCTAG